From the Hylaeus volcanicus isolate JK05 chromosome 4, UHH_iyHylVolc1.0_haploid, whole genome shotgun sequence genome, one window contains:
- the LOC128875557 gene encoding lysophospholipid acyltransferase 5 isoform X2, with the protein MLYGKTPVYQHLYFITCGVLTCYWNFGFDTVHSTVALCFTYFILKLLGGTSASVFITLVFNMSYLLYGYYATSTSDYDIKWTMPQCVLTLRLIGLAFNVLDGRKSEDKLSASQRKVALKEKPTFLEIAAYMYFPGSFLVGPQFSMKRYLDYVNGRLMDDNSKRNPTELPDCVVPGISRMGVGILYMALYQLGSSYISDQYLLGLEFRKQSFLKRLLLLGIWGQINLYKYICCWLLTEGVCTTFGLTYSGKDDKGQPLWNGCENVKLLTFETANRFNHYIMSFNINTNTWSAEYVYKRVKFLGSKLYSQFITLLFLAVWHGLHSGYYVCFFLEFIIMYAERDLTAMLEKQEKLQSLLKAHRELRILFWILTKIYTFVFMGYCLVCFVLLSFSRYHQVYSSVYYCGHIIYLSYPIVSILIKKFLLKKASRKSE; encoded by the exons GATTTGATACGGTTCATTCAACAGTAGCATTATGCTTCACATATTTTATCTTGAAACTTCTTGGTGGTACTTCCGCATCAGTTTTTATCACTCTTGTCTTCAACATGAGCTATCTTTTATATG GATATTATGCGACAAGTACAAGTGATTACGACATAAAATGGACTATGCCCCAATGCGTGTTAACTCTACGATTAATTGGTCTCGCGTTCAATGTATTGGACGGAAGAAAATCCGAA GACAAGCTGTCTGCTTCGCAAAGAAAAGTGGCTTTGAAAGAGAagccaacatttttggaaattgcAGCATATATGTATTTTCCAGGGTCATTTCTAGTCGGGCCACAATTCAGTATGAAAAGATATCTGGATTACGTAAATGGACGACTTATGGATGAC AATTCTAAGAGAAACCCTACTGAATTACCGGATTGCGTTGTTCCTGGTATTTCTCGAATGGGCGTTGGAATTCTATACATGGCGCTTTACCAATTAGGATCCTCGTACATCTCGGATCAGTATCTTCTAGGTTTAGAATTCCGGAAACAATCCTTCTTAAAGCGTCTTCTGCTTCTTGGAATTTGGGGGcaaataaatctttataaatatatttgctgTTGGCTTCTCACTGAAGGg gtcTGCACAACCTTTGGTCTAACATACAGTGGTAAAGATGACAAAGGTCAACCTCTTTGGAATGGTTGTGAAAACGTGAAACTGTTAACTTTTGAAACAGCAAATCGATTTAATCATTATATCAtgtcatttaatataaacaccAATACTTGGTCTGCCGAGTACGTTTATAAGAGGGTGAAATTTCTGGGATCAAAACTGTATAGCCAATTTATCACGTTACTCTTTCTGGCAGTGTGGCATGGATTACATTCGGGATATTATGTATGTTTCTTCCTTGAGTTTATCATCATGTACGCTGAGAGAGAT tTGACTGCGATGCTGGAGAAACAGGAGAAGCTGCAGAGTTTATTAAAAGCCCATCGCGAACTTCGGATCCTGTTTTGGatacttacaaaaatttatacatttgttttcATGGGTTATTGTctcgtttgtttcgttttattatcattttctcgTTACCATCAAGTTTATTCTTCCGTTTACTACTGTGGTCACATAATTTATCTGTCGTATCCAAttgtttctatattaattaagaaattccTTCTTAAAAAGGCTTCCAGGAAATCGGAGTAA
- the LOC128875558 gene encoding uncharacterized protein LOC128875558 — MLVYLATLLLVASTTVYSKPAPEPPVNSYFPPSSGGGLPSGSGSYGPPSVPDRYGPPQQQPVVHKHVYVHVPPPEAPEYKPPKYLPPVAPPQKHYKIVFIKAPTPPTPTAPALPPLPPQDEEKTLIYVLVKKPEEAPEVVLPTQAPTQPSKPEVYFIRYKTQETLFNPL, encoded by the exons ATGTTGGTCTATCTG GCCACGCTACTGCTAGTAGCTTCGACAACGGTATACTCGAAACCAGCTCCGGAACCACCAGTAAATTCGTACTTCCCCCCATCGAGTGGTGGTGGTCTTCCAAGTGGATCCGGAAGTTATGGGCCACCTTCGGTACCAGACCGCTACGGGCCACCTCAGCAACAACCTGTCGTTCACAAACACGTTTACGTTCACGTACCACCCCCAGAGGCTCCGGAATACAAACCACCAAAATACTTGCCACCTGTAGCACCACCCCAGAAACACTACAAAATCGTGTTTATAAAGGCGCCAACGCCACCAACGCCGACTGCTCCAGCTTTACCACCGCTGCCGCCTCAGGACGAAGAGAAGACGTTGATCTACGTGCTGGTGAAGAAACCAGAAGAGGCTCCAGAAGTGGTGCTGCCTACACAAGCGCCAACGCAACCTAGCAAACCAGAAGTATACTTCATTAGATACAAAACTCAG gAGACACTCTTTAACCCCTTATAG